The proteins below come from a single Arthrobacter crystallopoietes genomic window:
- the purS gene encoding phosphoribosylformylglycinamidine synthase subunit PurS: MPRIVVDVMPKPEILDPQGKAIAGALKRLGQTGFSEVRQGKRFELTVDGEVTAEILEQARHAATTLLSNPVIEDVTRVEVIVEATIGAGE, translated from the coding sequence ATGCCCCGGATCGTTGTTGATGTCATGCCCAAGCCCGAAATTCTTGATCCGCAGGGCAAAGCCATTGCCGGCGCGCTGAAACGACTGGGCCAGACCGGCTTCAGCGAGGTCCGCCAGGGCAAGCGCTTTGAGCTCACCGTCGACGGCGAAGTGACCGCGGAGATCCTGGAGCAGGCCCGCCACGCGGCCACCACCCTGCTGTCAAACCCCGTGATTGAAGACGTCACCCGCGTTGAGGTCATTGTCGAGGCCACCATCGGAGCCGGCGAGTAA
- a CDS encoding serine hydrolase domain-containing protein: METVEAEPVTPAEASGGATSKTQSVEVAATTLRPVDGERLRGIFESMAGELLVPGAVMLLRTPEDELTFTYGTDALDGSEPVMLEDHVRIGSITKTWTGTVILQLVQEGKLKLDDPVSKYRDDVPNGENITIEQLLNMRSGLYNYSESYELNLALDETPERVWTPEELLDIALPLPVYFPPGEGYHYSNTNTVLLGLIAEELDGKPLAEIVQDRILEPLDLTESTFPPSDSTPIPSPHPRGYMFMNNVMTIASTKLPADLIAQAQEGTLEPQDVTDENASWTWAAGQGTSTAGDLADWAEALAGGGILNEEMQKTRLDSLQPVNPDDPNSLLYGLAIAKFGELYGHTGELPGFNSFAGHDPGNDLTLVVWTNLAPAADGRDPAAAIARELIGELYAPAGTPDP; encoded by the coding sequence ATGGAGACGGTGGAGGCTGAGCCGGTGACGCCGGCGGAAGCATCAGGCGGGGCGACGTCGAAGACCCAGTCGGTGGAAGTTGCCGCTACCACCCTGCGGCCGGTGGATGGGGAAAGGCTTCGCGGGATCTTCGAGAGCATGGCCGGTGAACTGCTGGTTCCGGGCGCCGTAATGCTGCTGCGGACGCCGGAGGACGAGCTCACCTTCACCTACGGCACGGACGCACTGGACGGCAGCGAACCTGTCATGCTGGAGGACCACGTCAGGATCGGCTCAATCACCAAGACCTGGACGGGAACGGTCATCCTGCAGTTGGTCCAGGAAGGCAAGCTCAAGCTGGATGACCCGGTATCTAAGTACAGGGATGACGTGCCGAACGGCGAGAACATCACCATCGAGCAGTTGCTCAACATGCGCAGCGGCCTCTACAACTACTCGGAGTCCTACGAACTCAACCTGGCCCTCGACGAGACCCCGGAGCGAGTCTGGACACCGGAAGAACTGCTGGACATCGCGCTGCCGCTGCCGGTGTATTTCCCTCCGGGCGAGGGCTACCACTACTCGAATACCAACACCGTGCTGCTCGGCCTGATTGCCGAGGAGCTCGACGGCAAACCACTGGCGGAGATCGTCCAGGACCGCATCCTCGAACCGCTTGATCTGACTGAATCGACCTTTCCGCCGTCGGACTCCACACCCATCCCTTCACCGCACCCGCGCGGCTACATGTTCATGAACAACGTGATGACCATCGCGAGCACCAAGCTGCCGGCGGACCTGATCGCGCAGGCGCAGGAGGGAACGCTGGAACCGCAGGATGTCACAGACGAGAACGCCTCGTGGACGTGGGCTGCCGGACAGGGAACGTCAACGGCGGGCGACCTGGCGGATTGGGCAGAAGCCCTCGCCGGTGGCGGCATTCTGAACGAGGAAATGCAGAAGACCCGGCTGGACAGCCTCCAGCCGGTGAACCCGGACGACCCGAACTCGCTGCTGTACGGCCTGGCGATAGCGAAGTTCGGCGAGCTGTACGGCCACACCGGCGAGCTGCCAGGCTTCAACTCATTCGCGGGGCATGATCCGGGCAACGATCTGACCCTGGTGGTGTGGACGAACCTGGCACCCGCAGCGGATGGGCGGGATCCGGCCGCGGCCATTGCCCGCGAATTGATTGGGGAACTATACGCCCCGGCCGGAACCCCTGACCCGTAG
- the purQ gene encoding phosphoribosylformylglycinamidine synthase subunit PurQ: MTETPLIGDFSPVPDSGLSGARIGVITFPGTLDDRDASRAVRIAGGTAVSLWHGDHDLKGVDAVVIPGGFSYGDYLRAGAISRFAPLMEQVAEASKAKQNPLPVLGICNGFQVLTEAHLLPGSMIKNNHLHFLCRDQKLRVENSNTAWTSEYAAGSEIVVPLKNQDGQYVADEKTLDELEGEGRVVFRYVDVNPNGSRRDIAGISNAAGNVVGLMPHPEHAVEAGFGPDSSAFGDVELGGGTDGLGIFTSVLTKIVAGAK, translated from the coding sequence ATGACTGAAACTCCCCTGATCGGCGACTTCTCGCCCGTGCCCGACAGCGGCTTGTCCGGTGCCCGCATTGGCGTCATCACCTTCCCCGGCACGCTGGATGACCGGGATGCTTCCCGCGCGGTCCGCATCGCCGGCGGTACGGCCGTCAGCCTCTGGCACGGCGACCATGACCTGAAGGGCGTTGACGCCGTCGTAATTCCCGGCGGTTTCTCCTACGGCGACTATTTGCGCGCCGGCGCCATTTCCCGCTTCGCCCCGCTGATGGAGCAGGTTGCCGAGGCTTCGAAGGCGAAGCAGAACCCGCTGCCCGTGTTGGGCATCTGCAACGGTTTCCAGGTCCTGACCGAGGCACACCTGCTGCCCGGTTCCATGATCAAGAACAACCACCTGCACTTCCTTTGCCGCGACCAGAAGCTGCGCGTGGAAAACAGCAACACCGCGTGGACCTCCGAGTACGCGGCGGGCTCCGAGATTGTGGTGCCGCTGAAGAACCAGGACGGCCAGTACGTCGCGGACGAAAAGACGCTGGACGAGCTCGAGGGCGAAGGCCGCGTGGTCTTCCGCTACGTCGACGTAAACCCGAACGGTTCGCGCCGGGACATCGCCGGCATCTCCAACGCGGCCGGGAACGTTGTGGGCCTCATGCCGCACCCCGAGCACGCCGTGGAAGCCGGCTTCGGCCCGGACTCCTCCGCATTCGGCGATGTTGAGCTCGGCGGCGGCACGGACGGACTGGGAATTTTCACCTCTGTACTGACGAAGATTGTGGCAGGTGCCAAGTAA
- a CDS encoding 3-methyladenine DNA glycosylase, whose amino-acid sequence MWQRQLVRPEVLAPEEWLLRAKEHQRRAARFTEPYLQRRSAGRKHPVEDFLFTYYSHKPGQLLRWHPGAGVVVTGDAAMERQGWKYYRPLSPAERGVLGLPTEDLANDAGAVTFDHEKFRRERAEIVAFARVILAGTAARPARFACFGLHEWAMVYKSRLNGVRHEYLDLRLGAEGTDTVVEQSRIGCSHFDAYRFYTPQAAPLNTLRPSRENQRDMEQPGCLHANMDLYKWAYKLSPALPSELVMDCFELSWRIREMDMQASPYDLTAWGYEPIRIETAEGRAQYAAAQRGFSEESQKLRGRLLAALDNLDSLDRMDR is encoded by the coding sequence ATGTGGCAAAGGCAGTTGGTCCGGCCGGAAGTCCTCGCGCCGGAGGAGTGGCTGCTCCGGGCGAAGGAGCACCAGCGCAGGGCTGCCCGCTTTACGGAGCCGTACCTTCAGCGGCGTTCGGCCGGGCGCAAACATCCCGTGGAGGACTTCCTCTTCACCTACTACAGCCACAAACCCGGGCAGCTGCTGCGCTGGCACCCGGGCGCCGGCGTCGTCGTGACCGGTGACGCAGCAATGGAACGGCAGGGCTGGAAGTACTACCGCCCGCTGTCCCCGGCGGAACGCGGGGTCCTGGGGCTGCCAACCGAGGACCTGGCTAACGACGCCGGCGCAGTCACCTTCGATCACGAAAAGTTCCGCCGGGAGCGGGCCGAGATCGTCGCCTTCGCGCGGGTCATCCTGGCCGGTACCGCCGCCCGTCCGGCGCGGTTCGCCTGCTTCGGGCTGCACGAATGGGCCATGGTCTACAAGTCCCGGCTCAACGGGGTGCGGCACGAATACCTGGACCTGCGGCTCGGCGCCGAGGGGACGGACACCGTGGTGGAACAAAGCCGGATCGGCTGCTCGCACTTCGACGCCTACCGCTTCTACACACCCCAGGCCGCGCCGTTGAACACGCTGCGGCCCAGCCGCGAGAACCAGCGCGACATGGAACAGCCCGGTTGCCTGCACGCCAACATGGACCTGTACAAGTGGGCCTACAAACTCAGCCCCGCCCTGCCGAGCGAACTGGTGATGGACTGCTTTGAACTGTCCTGGCGGATCCGCGAAATGGATATGCAGGCCTCGCCGTACGATCTGACCGCCTGGGGCTACGAGCCGATCCGGATCGAAACGGCCGAGGGCCGGGCCCAGTACGCCGCCGCCCAGCGCGGCTTCTCGGAAGAGTCACAAAAACTGCGTGGCCGGCTGCTGGCCGCGCTGGACAACTTGGACAGTCTGGACCGTATGGACAGGTGA
- the purL gene encoding phosphoribosylformylglycinamidine synthase subunit PurL, with protein MSERVDARLESADEARNEHAEFGDIAHAVENIEGRKFNIDTVKHAEETPDTALPWAELGLKEDEYNRVVEILGRRPTAAELAMYSVMWSEHCSYKSSKVHLRQFGEKVTEDMKQHLMVGIGENAGVVDIGDGWAVTYKIESHNHPSFVEPYQGAATGVGGIVRDIISMGARPVAVMDPLRFGAIDHPDTARLVHGIVAGIGGYGNSLGLPNIGGEVVFDSVYQGNPLVNALAVGVMRHEDIRLANASGVGNKVVLFGARTGGDGIGGASVLASESFEDDGKPAKRPAVQVGDPFAEKVLIECCLELFKSSVVEGIQDLGAAGISCATSELASNGDGGMHVELTSVLLRDPSLTPGEILMSESQERMMAVVTPENVAAFEAIMDKWNVEYSWLGEVTDTGRLIIEWDGEKIVDVDPRTVAHEGPVYDRPYHRPEWLDGVQADTFNSSAAERPASGEELKAAVLELMASPNMCSKDWVTNQYDRYVQGNTALAMPDDAGVIRVDEETGLGVAVSTDANGRYTYLDPYQGAQLALAESYRNVATTGAVPMAVSDCLNFGSPEDPEVMWQFAEAVRGLADGCQELGIPVTGGNVSLYNQTGGVAIHPTPVVGVLGRFDDVARRTPSGWREDGQAIYLMGVTKDELDGSEWANLRGHLGGKPPALDLAAEKLLAELLINASRDGMIDAAHDLSEGGLAAALSDMALRFGVGARIGLGEVCERDGVDLFTALFSESQARAVVSVARSEEVRFKDMCSARGFAHIRIGVVDTENQALDFQDQFSLPLAELKEAHEGTLPKYFA; from the coding sequence ATGAGTGAACGAGTGGACGCCCGCTTGGAATCCGCCGACGAGGCGAGGAACGAGCACGCGGAATTCGGCGACATCGCGCACGCCGTCGAGAATATTGAAGGACGCAAGTTCAACATCGACACCGTCAAGCACGCGGAGGAGACCCCTGACACCGCGCTGCCTTGGGCCGAACTGGGCCTGAAGGAAGACGAGTACAACCGGGTTGTCGAGATCCTGGGCCGCCGCCCCACCGCGGCAGAGCTCGCCATGTACTCGGTGATGTGGAGTGAGCACTGCTCCTACAAGTCCTCCAAGGTCCACCTGCGCCAGTTCGGCGAGAAGGTCACCGAGGACATGAAGCAGCACCTGATGGTGGGCATCGGCGAGAACGCCGGCGTCGTGGACATCGGTGACGGCTGGGCCGTGACCTACAAGATTGAGTCCCACAACCACCCGTCCTTCGTGGAGCCGTACCAGGGCGCCGCGACCGGTGTGGGCGGCATTGTCCGCGACATCATCTCCATGGGTGCCCGCCCGGTAGCCGTGATGGATCCGCTGCGTTTCGGCGCGATCGACCACCCGGACACCGCGCGTCTGGTCCACGGGATCGTGGCCGGCATCGGTGGATACGGCAACTCGCTGGGCCTGCCGAACATCGGCGGCGAGGTGGTCTTCGACTCCGTTTACCAGGGCAACCCGCTGGTCAACGCGCTGGCCGTGGGCGTGATGCGCCACGAGGACATCCGCCTGGCCAACGCGTCCGGCGTCGGCAACAAGGTGGTCCTCTTCGGTGCACGCACCGGCGGCGACGGCATTGGCGGCGCCTCGGTGCTGGCGTCCGAGTCCTTCGAGGACGACGGCAAGCCGGCCAAGCGCCCCGCCGTGCAGGTGGGCGATCCGTTCGCGGAGAAGGTGCTCATCGAGTGCTGCCTCGAACTCTTCAAGTCCTCCGTAGTGGAGGGCATCCAGGACCTCGGCGCCGCAGGCATCTCCTGCGCCACCTCGGAGCTGGCTTCCAATGGCGACGGCGGCATGCATGTTGAACTGACCTCGGTGCTGCTGCGGGATCCGTCCCTGACCCCGGGCGAGATCCTCATGTCCGAGTCGCAGGAGCGCATGATGGCCGTGGTGACGCCGGAGAACGTCGCCGCGTTCGAGGCAATCATGGACAAGTGGAACGTCGAGTACTCCTGGCTGGGCGAGGTCACCGATACCGGCCGCCTGATCATCGAGTGGGACGGCGAAAAAATTGTCGACGTCGACCCCCGCACCGTGGCGCACGAAGGCCCGGTCTACGACCGCCCGTACCACCGCCCCGAGTGGCTGGACGGCGTACAGGCCGACACGTTCAACAGCAGCGCCGCCGAGCGCCCCGCCTCCGGTGAGGAACTCAAGGCCGCCGTGCTGGAGCTGATGGCTTCGCCGAACATGTGCTCCAAGGACTGGGTCACCAACCAGTACGACCGCTACGTCCAGGGCAACACCGCGCTGGCCATGCCGGACGACGCCGGTGTGATCCGCGTGGACGAAGAGACAGGTCTGGGTGTCGCCGTCTCCACCGATGCCAACGGCCGCTACACCTACCTGGATCCGTACCAGGGCGCGCAGCTGGCGCTGGCCGAGTCCTACCGCAACGTCGCCACCACCGGCGCTGTGCCGATGGCCGTCTCGGACTGCCTGAACTTCGGCTCCCCCGAGGACCCTGAGGTCATGTGGCAGTTCGCCGAGGCCGTCCGCGGCCTGGCCGACGGCTGCCAGGAACTGGGCATCCCGGTGACCGGCGGCAACGTCTCGCTGTACAACCAGACCGGCGGCGTGGCCATCCACCCCACCCCAGTGGTGGGCGTGCTGGGCCGCTTCGACGACGTCGCCCGGCGCACTCCCTCCGGCTGGCGTGAAGACGGACAGGCCATCTACCTGATGGGCGTCACCAAGGACGAGCTGGATGGTTCCGAATGGGCCAACCTGCGCGGCCACCTGGGCGGCAAGCCGCCGGCACTGGATCTGGCTGCCGAGAAGCTGCTGGCTGAACTGCTGATCAACGCTTCCCGTGACGGCATGATCGATGCCGCGCACGATCTCTCCGAGGGCGGCCTCGCCGCTGCCCTGTCCGACATGGCCCTGCGCTTCGGCGTCGGCGCCCGCATCGGTCTGGGCGAGGTCTGCGAGCGCGATGGTGTGGACCTGTTTACCGCACTGTTCTCCGAAAGCCAGGCACGCGCCGTCGTTAGCGTGGCCCGCAGCGAAGAGGTCCGCTTCAAGGACATGTGCAGCGCCCGCGGTTTCGCGCACATCCGTATCGGCGTGGTGGACACCGAGAACCAGGCACTGGACTTCCAGGACCAGTTCTCCCTTCCGCTGGCCGAGCTGAAGGAAGCCCACGAGGGCACCCTGCCGAAGTACTTCGCGTAG